The segment ATAAATTGTAGTTTTGAATTTCAGAATGAAAACTATCCTTTAGAGAAATATTGAGTTTTCAAAATGTATCAAAAATGACTTTTCGAGGATACTCAATTTTTAAAATCTTTCCCAATACCATTTCTTATGTTTTTTTTGGGGGAAAGCACTCTCATAATTATAATCCCTGAAAATTTCTTATGCTCTTCTAAATATGTTTCCAAAGGGATATCGGTTATCATTACTTTATTAAGTTCCGATGATGCGTGAAGCATATACGCTCTTTCATTTTGAAAAATAATAAATCCTGTATGAAGCACGTCAATACCTGCATTGGGGAATGAGGTTATTCCTATTACATCTCCTGTTTTCATCCTTTTTTCACACAATGCTATATTTTGTTTGGGAATGTAATAATGTTTTCTCTTATTGATATATGTTTCTATTTTTTCAATAGCATTGTAATAGACAGTATCTTGCAGCATTGGTTGGTAGAGTTCTTTTTTTTGAGTCATCATAGAAACAGGGTTCTGATATGGTTCCCCCCCTATTTCTTGGGTTATATCTTTCCCTAACCCTTTTTTTTCCATTTCAAATACCCAGTCGGTAAAATAATGCAATCGTTGAGAATACTCTATTACTCCATTTCTATAGCGAATGGTTTGCAGGTTGGTTTTAAATTTTGAAAAAGAACGGGGAGCATCTTCTTGTGTAAAAGCAAAGGCAATACTTTGTTCTATAAAACTTATACAATCAAATCTTTTCAAATTCACTACTAAAACCTCTTGGAATTTTTTTTCAAAAGGAAGTGTTTGGCTGTCCAAAGGTTTTTTTATATAAGGCTTCCCTATAAATTTCTTTCCAAAAAAAATAAGGTTTTGCTCTATACGGGTTTCCGATGCTCCTTGTATGGTTTTATAAAAAATAAATTCATTCGTTTGCCCCCAAGTATTAAAAATACAAAAGAGGGATAATAGAACGATATAAGCAGAAGTTTTCATTTATAGAAAAATTTTTCTTTTGAGTTCAAAATGTGTTCCTAAGTATAATTTTTTTACCTGTTCATCCGCGGCAAGTTCTTCTGCTGTTCCCTGTTTTAATAATTTTCCTTCAAACATAAGATATGCTCTATCCGTTATAGAAAGAGTTTCATTTACATTATGGTCAGTTATGAGTATACCTATATTTTTTTTTCGTAATTTAGCAACGAGAGATTGAATTTCCTCCACCGCTATGGGATCTACTCCTGCAAAGGGTTCATCCAAAAGAATAAAACTTGGATTGGCAGCCAATGCCCGGGCAATTTCTGTCCGCCTCCTCTCCCCGCCCGAAAGCACCATCCCCAAGTTTTTTCTTACATGGGTTAAACTAAATTCTGTTAAAAGTGCCTCTAATTTTTCTTTCCTTTCTAAAGATGAATAATTTTTCATTTCTAATATCGCCATTATATTATCTTCCACACTCATCTGCCTAAAAACAGAAGCTTCTTGGGCTAAATACCCTATTCCTTTTTGAGCCCTTTTATACATAGGAATATGTGTTATGTCTTCGGTATCTAAAAAAATTTCCCCTCTATTAGGTTTTATTAATCCCACAATCATATAAAACGTCGTCGTTTTTCCCGCACCATTTGGACCTAATAATCCTACTATCTCTCCCTGAGAAACTTGGAGCGAAACCATATTTACCACTAATCTTGACCTATATTTCTTCAAAAGATTTTCTGCTCTTAATACCATTATGCTGCTCTTAGTAAAAATTATTTTCTATATATGTTATAAAACAATAATTTATGAAAATACTTATATATATTAAAAAATACTTACCTTGCTCAAAATAAGTATTCATGTTTTGGGGAATCCCATAAAAGTAAAATTATTTTCAAACAAATTGGTTTTTAAAAAATCTATGGATAGATATTCTGTTTTTTCCAAAAAAAATGCTTTTGTTATTCTTTATAATATTTGTTCATTGTCTTTTTCAAAAAG is part of the Chitinophagaceae bacterium genome and harbors:
- the lptB gene encoding LPS export ABC transporter ATP-binding protein, with the protein product MMVLRAENLLKKYRSRLVVNMVSLQVSQGEIVGLLGPNGAGKTTTFYMIVGLIKPNRGEIFLDTEDITHIPMYKRAQKGIGYLAQEASVFRQMSVEDNIMAILEMKNYSSLERKEKLEALLTEFSLTHVRKNLGMVLSGGERRRTEIARALAANPSFILLDEPFAGVDPIAVEEIQSLVAKLRKKNIGILITDHNVNETLSITDRAYLMFEGKLLKQGTAEELAADEQVKKLYLGTHFELKRKIFL
- a CDS encoding DUF1460 domain-containing protein; translation: MKTSAYIVLLSLFCIFNTWGQTNEFIFYKTIQGASETRIEQNLIFFGKKFIGKPYIKKPLDSQTLPFEKKFQEVLVVNLKRFDCISFIEQSIAFAFTQEDAPRSFSKFKTNLQTIRYRNGVIEYSQRLHYFTDWVFEMEKKGLGKDITQEIGGEPYQNPVSMMTQKKELYQPMLQDTVYYNAIEKIETYINKRKHYYIPKQNIALCEKRMKTGDVIGITSFPNAGIDVLHTGFIIFQNERAYMLHASSELNKVMITDIPLETYLEEHKKFSGIIIMRVLSPKKNIRNGIGKDFKN